One window from the genome of Sphingomicrobium arenosum encodes:
- the bfr gene encoding bacterioferritin, whose protein sequence is MAKVTDKKVLDYLNQALTNELTATNQYWLHYRLLDHWGIERLAAFERKESIEEMQHADRLTERILFLDGHPNFQRIGSVRVGESVEEVIQADLDLEAEAIPLLRDAIEHCEKVRDYVSRDLFAEILDNEEEHLDHLEKYQEMIERMGLQNFIQLQSRPADEQG, encoded by the coding sequence ATGGCCAAGGTGACCGACAAGAAGGTGCTCGACTATCTCAATCAGGCGCTCACCAACGAGCTCACCGCGACCAACCAATATTGGCTCCATTATCGCCTTCTCGACCATTGGGGGATCGAGCGGCTCGCCGCCTTCGAGCGCAAGGAATCGATCGAGGAGATGCAGCACGCCGACCGCCTGACCGAGCGCATCCTGTTCCTCGACGGCCATCCGAATTTCCAGCGCATCGGCTCGGTGCGTGTCGGCGAGAGCGTCGAGGAAGTCATCCAGGCCGATCTCGACCTCGAGGCAGAGGCCATCCCCCTGCTGCGCGATGCGATCGAACATTGCGAAAAGGTTCGCGACTATGTCAGCCGCGACCTGTTCGCCGAAATCCTCGACAATGAGGAAGAGCATCTCGACCATCTCGAGAAATATCAGGAGATGATCGAGCGCATGGGGCTGCAGAATTTCATCCAGCTCCAGTCCCGCCCCGCCGACGAGCAGGGATGA
- a CDS encoding DUF418 domain-containing protein, with product MATTSPSSRLVSLDVIRGLAVIGIFFANVLSMGLPEDVASYPTLMGFEGMGDKLAWLFNWLFIDNRMRGLFTILFGASLVLIAERAEARGQSPWAVHVPRLATLLLIGLAHFAFLWKGDILHLYAMVGLFALLAIDHDTAALLRGAIILLVGNAVAITGLLALVTFGGEDSFVPDALSASALATERAAHSGPLAHAAYIWQTARWDPIVNTMIFSFETLGLMMLGMALLKNGFLAGTRAPRHYRGWVVIGLVMLLAMLIGAAMVARSGFDPDLTTFIRTLLGVTISPVMALSYAALLMLAIARGGWLIERLAATGRAAFTNYLGATILMTPLIFGPAWSQWSRGQLWLLAPMMGALMLLWSKPWLDRYRYGPLEWAWRSLSRGKLERLRR from the coding sequence ATGGCCACCACGTCCCCGTCTTCGCGTCTCGTCAGCCTCGACGTCATCCGCGGGCTCGCCGTCATCGGCATCTTCTTCGCCAATGTCCTGTCGATGGGACTGCCCGAGGACGTGGCCTCCTATCCCACGCTGATGGGATTCGAGGGCATGGGCGACAAGCTCGCCTGGCTATTCAACTGGCTGTTCATCGACAATCGCATGCGCGGGCTCTTCACGATCCTGTTCGGCGCCTCGCTGGTGCTCATCGCCGAGCGGGCCGAGGCGCGGGGGCAGTCTCCCTGGGCCGTGCACGTCCCCCGGCTCGCCACACTCCTCCTCATCGGGCTCGCCCATTTCGCCTTCCTGTGGAAGGGCGACATCCTTCATCTCTACGCGATGGTGGGCCTCTTCGCGCTGCTCGCCATCGACCATGACACTGCCGCCCTCCTGCGCGGCGCCATCATCCTGCTGGTCGGCAACGCGGTGGCGATCACCGGCCTGCTCGCGCTCGTCACCTTTGGCGGCGAGGACAGCTTCGTCCCCGATGCCCTGTCCGCCAGCGCGTTGGCGACCGAGCGCGCCGCCCATTCCGGCCCGCTCGCTCATGCCGCCTATATCTGGCAGACCGCGCGCTGGGACCCGATCGTCAACACCATGATCTTCTCTTTCGAGACGCTGGGGCTGATGATGCTCGGCATGGCATTGCTGAAGAACGGCTTCCTCGCCGGGACGCGCGCGCCTCGCCATTATCGCGGCTGGGTCGTCATCGGCCTCGTGATGCTGCTGGCGATGCTCATCGGCGCCGCCATGGTCGCGCGCAGCGGTTTCGATCCCGACCTCACGACTTTCATTCGCACGCTGCTGGGCGTCACGATCAGCCCGGTGATGGCGCTGTCCTATGCAGCGCTTCTCATGCTCGCCATTGCGCGCGGGGGATGGCTCATCGAGCGCCTCGCCGCCACCGGACGCGCGGCCTTTACCAACTATCTCGGCGCCACGATCCTGATGACGCCGCTGATTTTCGGTCCGGCATGGAGTCAATGGTCTCGCGGCCAGCTCTGGCTGCTCGCCCCGATGATGGGCGCGCTGATGCTACTCTGGTCGAAGCCCTGGCTCGACCGCTATCGCTACGGCCCGCTCGAATGGGCGTGGCGCTCATTGAGCAGGGGGAAATTGGAGCGCCTCAGGCGCTAG
- a CDS encoding Hpt domain-containing protein: MSAAANIVDWKYFEETRAQLGPGFIKILGYFREDGFKSLEKIEAAMRASDTVALIIPAHTMKGESRQFGAEPLAKVAEIIENRARACVEEGRFPNELVPDVVKLRELFELTLEMFDEVVNPRLKKPGGGFGTKGVHNTGFGRAQR, translated from the coding sequence TTGAGCGCAGCGGCCAACATCGTCGACTGGAAATATTTCGAGGAAACACGGGCACAGCTGGGTCCGGGTTTCATCAAGATTCTCGGCTATTTCCGCGAGGACGGCTTCAAGTCCCTCGAGAAGATCGAGGCGGCGATGCGGGCGAGCGACACGGTCGCGCTGATCATCCCCGCGCATACGATGAAGGGCGAATCGCGCCAGTTCGGGGCCGAACCGCTGGCCAAGGTGGCCGAGATCATCGAGAACCGCGCCCGCGCCTGCGTCGAGGAGGGCCGCTTCCCCAACGAGCTGGTACCCGATGTGGTGAAACTCAGGGAATTGTTCGAACTGACGCTCGAAATGTTCGACGAGGTGGTCAATCCGCGCCTCAAAAAGCCGGGCGGCGGCTTTGGCACCAAGGGCGTCCACAACACCGGCTTCGGACGCGCCCAGCGCTAG
- the purL gene encoding phosphoribosylformylglycinamidine synthase subunit PurL, which yields MSQTEITPQVVAEHGLSEDEYQIILDSLGREPNLVELGIFSVMWSEHCSYKSSKLHLKKLPTEAEWVIQGPGENAGVIDIGDGDAAIFKMESHNHPSYIEPYQGAATGVGGILRDVFTMGARPVANMNALRFGDPVHPKMRHLISGVVAGIGGYGNCVGVPTVGGETNFDKAYNGNILVNAMTVGVAKTDKIFYSAATGIGNPIVYVGSKTGRDGIHGATMASADFDEGIEEKRPTVQVGDPFTEKLLIEACLELMATDAIVAIQDMGAAGLTSSSVEMATNGNSGLRLDMDKVPQREEGMTPYEMMLSESQERMLMVLKPGKEAMAEAIFRKWELDFAVIGEVTDTGRMVLEWQGDIVCDIPLAPLADKAPEYDRPHMDQDKYRDWAKIEPLGEVPEATDLAADLMKLMASEHLSSRRWIWEQYDSQVGGDTVQKSGGDAALVRVHGSDKALAITTDCSPRYCYADPVTGGKQAIAEAYRNISAVGATPLAVTNCLNFGNPERPEIMAQFVGCLEGMGEACRALDFPIVSGNVSLYNESKATGGGSAILPTPAIGGVGIIKDWHKSATIALKPGQQLIAIGDTTHPAQLGQSRWLEVVHERKEGLPPRVDLEAEKTAADLVRGLIHDGLVSAVHDVSDGGILVAMAEMALAGDTGFTLGWETSDPEFWFGEHQGVYVVAADDFAKVAEAGRKHGLEMTPLGTSGGDSLHLFDGAISLAELRKAHEHFLPALMSSEL from the coding sequence ATGAGCCAGACCGAAATCACGCCGCAAGTCGTCGCCGAACACGGCCTCTCCGAGGACGAATATCAAATCATCCTCGACAGCCTCGGGCGCGAACCCAATCTCGTCGAACTCGGCATCTTCTCGGTAATGTGGTCGGAGCATTGCTCCTACAAGTCCTCCAAGCTTCACCTGAAGAAGCTTCCCACCGAGGCCGAATGGGTCATCCAAGGGCCGGGCGAGAATGCTGGCGTGATCGACATTGGCGACGGCGATGCGGCGATCTTCAAGATGGAGAGCCACAACCACCCGTCCTATATCGAGCCCTATCAGGGCGCGGCGACGGGCGTGGGCGGCATCCTGCGCGATGTCTTCACCATGGGCGCGCGCCCGGTCGCCAACATGAACGCGCTCAGGTTCGGCGATCCGGTGCACCCCAAGATGCGTCACCTCATCTCGGGCGTGGTCGCGGGCATCGGCGGCTATGGCAATTGCGTCGGCGTGCCGACCGTCGGCGGCGAGACCAATTTCGACAAGGCCTATAACGGCAACATCCTCGTCAACGCGATGACCGTGGGCGTCGCCAAGACCGACAAGATTTTCTACTCGGCCGCCACAGGTATTGGTAACCCCATCGTCTATGTCGGCTCGAAGACCGGTCGCGACGGCATCCATGGAGCGACCATGGCCAGCGCCGACTTCGACGAGGGAATCGAGGAAAAGCGCCCGACCGTGCAGGTCGGCGACCCCTTCACCGAGAAGCTGCTGATCGAAGCCTGCCTCGAACTGATGGCGACCGACGCCATCGTCGCCATCCAGGACATGGGCGCGGCGGGCCTGACCAGCTCCTCGGTCGAAATGGCGACCAACGGCAATTCGGGCCTCCGCCTCGACATGGACAAGGTGCCCCAGCGCGAAGAGGGCATGACCCCCTATGAAATGATGCTGTCGGAAAGCCAGGAGCGCATGCTCATGGTGCTGAAGCCCGGCAAGGAAGCCATGGCCGAGGCCATCTTCAGGAAGTGGGAACTGGACTTCGCGGTTATCGGCGAGGTCACCGACACCGGGCGCATGGTCTTGGAATGGCAGGGCGACATTGTCTGCGACATTCCCCTCGCCCCGCTCGCCGACAAGGCGCCCGAATATGACCGCCCGCACATGGATCAAGACAAATATCGCGACTGGGCCAAGATCGAGCCCTTGGGCGAGGTGCCCGAGGCGACCGACCTTGCCGCCGATCTCATGAAGCTGATGGCGAGCGAACATCTCTCCAGCCGCCGCTGGATCTGGGAACAATATGATTCGCAGGTCGGCGGCGACACGGTGCAGAAGTCCGGCGGCGATGCCGCGCTGGTCCGCGTCCATGGCAGCGACAAGGCGCTCGCCATCACCACCGATTGCTCGCCCCGCTATTGCTACGCCGACCCCGTGACCGGCGGCAAACAGGCAATCGCCGAGGCCTATCGCAACATCAGCGCGGTCGGCGCGACCCCGCTCGCCGTCACCAACTGCCTCAACTTCGGCAATCCCGAACGCCCCGAGATCATGGCCCAGTTCGTCGGCTGCCTTGAAGGCATGGGCGAGGCCTGCCGCGCATTGGACTTCCCCATCGTGTCGGGCAACGTCTCGCTCTACAATGAGAGCAAGGCGACCGGCGGCGGCTCGGCGATCCTGCCCACGCCCGCCATCGGCGGCGTCGGCATCATCAAGGATTGGCACAAGAGCGCGACCATCGCGCTGAAGCCCGGTCAGCAATTGATCGCCATCGGCGACACCACCCACCCCGCCCAGCTCGGCCAGTCGCGCTGGCTCGAGGTCGTCCACGAGCGCAAAGAAGGCCTGCCTCCGCGCGTCGACCTCGAAGCCGAAAAGACCGCCGCCGACCTCGTGCGCGGTCTCATCCATGATGGCCTCGTCAGCGCGGTGCATGACGTGTCGGACGGCGGCATCCTCGTCGCCATGGCCGAGATGGCGCTGGCAGGCGACACGGGCTTCACGCTGGGCTGGGAAACCAGCGATCCCGAATTCTGGTTCGGCGAGCATCAGGGCGTCTATGTCGTTGCCGCCGACGATTTCGCGAAGGTCGCCGAGGCAGGCCGCAAGCATGGCCTCGAAATGACCCCGCTCGGCACCTCGGGCGGCGACAGCCTGCACCTCTTCGATGGCGCGATCAGCCTTGCCGAACTCCGCAAGGCGCACGAGCATTTCCTCCCCGCGTTGATGTCGAGCGAGCTTTAG
- a CDS encoding nitroreductase family protein gives MQPVPSQPYTLLPDLTPAERVERARAFYDSVKDRRSCRFFSDAPVPRAVIEEAIRAAGTAPNGANHQPWHFAVVENPHVKARIREAAEAEERAFYEGKAGEEWLDALAPIGTDWEKPFLETAPYLIVVFGQRKGGPNPGDDRQNYYVTESVGIACGLLLTALHKAGLATLTHTPSPMGFLREICQRPPSEKPVMIIVAGLPTKDATTPLHAAQKKPLDQIMSWL, from the coding sequence ATGCAACCCGTCCCCTCCCAGCCCTATACCTTGCTCCCCGACCTCACCCCGGCCGAGCGGGTCGAACGCGCGCGCGCCTTTTACGACAGCGTGAAGGACAGGCGCAGCTGCCGCTTCTTCTCCGACGCCCCCGTGCCGCGCGCGGTCATCGAGGAAGCGATCCGCGCCGCCGGCACCGCGCCCAATGGCGCCAACCACCAGCCATGGCATTTCGCGGTCGTCGAGAACCCGCACGTCAAGGCGCGCATCCGCGAGGCTGCCGAGGCGGAAGAACGCGCGTTTTACGAAGGCAAGGCGGGCGAGGAATGGCTCGATGCATTGGCCCCCATCGGGACCGACTGGGAGAAGCCCTTTCTCGAGACGGCACCCTATCTCATCGTCGTCTTCGGCCAGCGTAAGGGCGGCCCCAACCCAGGTGACGACCGGCAGAATTATTATGTCACCGAGAGCGTTGGCATCGCCTGCGGCCTGCTCCTCACCGCGCTCCACAAGGCGGGGTTGGCGACGCTCACCCACACGCCTTCGCCGATGGGTTTCCTGCGCGAGATCTGCCAGCGCCCGCCGAGCGAGAAGCCGGTGATGATCATCGTCGCGGGGCTGCCCACGAAGGACGCCACCACACCCTTGCACGCCGCGCAGAAAAAACCGCTCGACCAGATCATGAGCTGGCTCTAG
- a CDS encoding (2Fe-2S)-binding protein, translating to MVICHCNLIREKDIRAAAAKGCPDAETAYRSLGCQFQCGGCEDHADALVACERAKLLPPSDVAAA from the coding sequence ATGGTCATCTGCCACTGCAACCTGATTCGCGAAAAGGACATCCGCGCTGCGGCCGCCAAGGGCTGCCCCGATGCCGAGACCGCCTATCGCTCGCTGGGCTGCCAGTTCCAGTGCGGCGGTTGCGAGGACCATGCCGACGCGCTCGTCGCCTGCGAGCGCGCCAAGCTTCTCCCCCCGAGCGACGTCGCCGCGGCCTAG
- the der gene encoding ribosome biogenesis GTPase Der, translated as MVSKRKKLPVVVIVGRPNVGKSTLFNRLVGQRIALVDDQPGVTRDRREGEASLLGMDFTVVDTAGFETEADATLPGRMRAQTRAAVAEADVALFLIDGRAGLTPLDREIADWLRGLDTPILIAANKSEGSAGEGGRLEAYELGLGDPFALSAEHGEGVVDLFDGLREHLEKDGPVEDEADEAEEEFVVPEDGDEILVEDLGPLKLAIVGRPNAGKSTLVNQMLGEDRMITGPEAGITRDAIHLDWAWQGREVQLVDTAGLRKRAKVDDKLEKLSAFDTKRAIDRAEVVCLLLDATRGLEAQDLRIADQVLQEGRALIIGLNKWDVAEDPAKLYNGIRAALDEGLAQVKGVPLVAVSAVTGKGVDQLMQAAFDLRDKWASRVPTGMLNRWFDDAIANHAPPAPSGQRIKLRYITQAKSRPPAFVIFGTRVDKLPKSYERYLINSLRRDLGLGPIPIRLITRAPKNPYARK; from the coding sequence ATGGTCAGCAAGCGCAAGAAGCTCCCCGTCGTCGTCATCGTCGGGCGTCCCAACGTCGGCAAATCGACGCTGTTCAACCGGCTCGTGGGCCAGCGCATCGCGCTGGTCGATGATCAGCCGGGGGTGACGCGCGACCGGCGCGAGGGCGAGGCGAGCCTGCTCGGCATGGATTTCACCGTCGTCGACACGGCGGGTTTCGAGACCGAGGCCGATGCGACGCTGCCCGGCCGCATGCGCGCCCAGACCCGCGCCGCGGTCGCCGAGGCGGATGTCGCGCTATTCCTGATCGACGGCCGCGCTGGCCTCACCCCCTTGGACCGCGAGATCGCCGACTGGCTGCGCGGGCTCGACACGCCGATCCTCATCGCCGCCAACAAGTCGGAAGGTTCGGCGGGCGAGGGCGGGCGGCTCGAGGCCTATGAGCTCGGGCTCGGCGATCCCTTCGCGCTGTCCGCCGAGCATGGCGAGGGCGTGGTCGACCTGTTCGATGGCCTGCGCGAGCATCTCGAGAAGGACGGACCGGTCGAGGACGAGGCGGACGAGGCGGAAGAAGAATTCGTCGTTCCCGAGGATGGCGATGAAATCCTCGTCGAGGACCTTGGCCCCTTGAAGCTCGCGATCGTCGGGCGTCCCAATGCGGGCAAGTCGACGCTGGTCAACCAGATGCTCGGCGAGGACCGGATGATCACCGGCCCCGAGGCGGGGATCACCCGCGATGCCATCCATCTCGATTGGGCATGGCAGGGCCGCGAGGTGCAGCTCGTCGACACGGCAGGGCTCAGGAAGCGCGCCAAGGTCGACGACAAGCTGGAGAAACTGTCGGCCTTCGACACCAAGCGCGCGATCGACCGCGCCGAGGTGGTGTGCCTGCTCCTCGATGCCACGCGCGGGCTGGAAGCGCAGGACCTGCGCATCGCCGACCAGGTGCTGCAGGAAGGCCGCGCGCTCATCATCGGATTGAACAAGTGGGATGTCGCCGAGGACCCCGCCAAGCTCTACAACGGTATTCGCGCCGCGCTCGACGAGGGGCTGGCGCAGGTCAAGGGCGTGCCGCTCGTCGCCGTGTCGGCGGTGACCGGCAAAGGCGTCGACCAGCTCATGCAGGCAGCCTTCGACCTGCGCGACAAATGGGCCAGCCGCGTGCCCACCGGCATGCTCAACCGCTGGTTCGACGATGCCATCGCCAATCATGCACCTCCCGCGCCGTCGGGGCAGCGGATCAAGCTGCGCTATATCACGCAGGCCAAGTCGCGCCCGCCCGCCTTCGTCATCTTCGGCACGCGGGTCGACAAGCTGCCCAAGAGCTATGAGCGCTACCTCATCAACTCGCTGCGCCGCGACCTCGGGCTGGGGCCGATCCCCATCCGGCTCATCACCCGCGCGCCGAAGAACCCCTACGCGCGCAAATAA